ATACGCACCGCTAGGGACGGCCGGCCCGGTACTTCTCGACCAGTTCCTCCACGGCCCGCGCGACCCCGGCGGGATCGGCGCCCAGCTTGACCAGGGCCTGGGCCCCGGTGCCCGCGCCCTCGCGGACCAGGCCGAGCAGCAGGTGCTCCGTGCCGATGTAGTCGAGCCCCTTGTCCATGGACTCGCGGTTGGCCAGCTCCAGGGCCTGGTGCGCCCGTGCCGTGAACGGCAGGTGCCCCGTCGGGGGCTGCTCGCCCCGGCCGACGAGCTCCACGATCTGGCGGCGCGCGTCGTCGAGGCCGATGCCGAAGCCCTCCAGCACCTGGGCGGCCACGGCCTCACCCT
The nucleotide sequence above comes from Nonomuraea gerenzanensis. Encoded proteins:
- a CDS encoding Clp protease N-terminal domain-containing protein, giving the protein MFEKFTDRARRVVVLSQEEARALDHHHIGTEHLLLGLVREGEAVAAQVLEGFGIGLDDARRQIVELVGRGEQPPTGHLPFTARAHQALELANRESMDKGLDYIGTEHLLLGLVREGAGTGAQALVKLGADPAGVARAVEELVEKYRAGRP